A genomic segment from Blastococcus sp. PRF04-17 encodes:
- a CDS encoding sensor domain-containing protein, producing the protein MKLLSRNRRATAAAAGLEAPTLADRLLAITDQGVYAVDMDGRCIMANEAAARLLGTVRTLLLGTVVHDEHHGRPADEPADACPLCAPIHAGRPARGSTNLVQIDGTSLAVDFVSSLVSHDGQPIAIFWFQDVAGRAQTEAAMRQLEMKYRAVTESASDAIVSADARGLIVSWNRGGEAMFGYTEADVIGKPLTVLMPERYRDAHERGMGRFLLTGEPRVIGSGAVEVHALRKDGTEFPVELSLSHWSEGDGRFFTGILRDITERKRAEDALAREAGFVKLLQRVSVASNESSSGREALEAGMRLIAEHTGWKVAHIYEIDEESRDQLLPSNIWTHPDDDRLQPFLAATRATPFAPGTGLPGRALAAKQACWISDVTIDDNFPRRDAARESGLAAAFAFPVMVDTEVVAVLEFFTSERLEPDEDLCKVMEQIGSQLGRVIERELAREQLTHHALHDPLTGLPNRTLLLDRLEVALAQRNRGSAAVVFVDLDHFKLINDSLGHAAGDKLLCGIAVRLRAILRPGDTVARFGGDEFIILAESVADERDAEGLAERITSALAAPFDLAGEEVFVTASIGIAVSGGPDCTANNLLRDADAAMYRAKEDGRARHEVFDAGMRAGAVRRLEIVNDLHRALERDQFILHFQPQIDLQTNTLVGVEALLRWVHPDRGLVPPMEFIPIAEETGLINDLGRWVLRAACAQGREWMNTFPDNPPLTISVNLSGRQLQQSRLADEVAAALRDFDFPPELLVLEITETVLMNDTSATIATLNALKELGVRLAIDDFGTGYSSLTYLQRFPIDILKIDKSFVDGLGGQNVEESAVARTIVALAKTLRLETVAEGVERSEHVRELQTLNCDIAQGYFFARPLDARSLEVLLLSPHTPMTGADVAAQRVPSPRPAAPDDSAGLVTSH; encoded by the coding sequence ATGAAGCTGCTGTCCCGCAACCGGCGCGCCACCGCCGCGGCCGCCGGCCTCGAGGCTCCCACCCTCGCCGACCGGCTCCTGGCGATCACCGACCAGGGCGTCTACGCCGTCGACATGGACGGGCGCTGCATCATGGCCAACGAGGCCGCGGCCCGCCTGCTGGGGACGGTCCGCACCCTGCTGCTCGGCACCGTCGTCCACGACGAGCACCACGGCCGGCCCGCCGACGAGCCGGCGGACGCCTGCCCGCTGTGCGCGCCGATCCACGCCGGTCGCCCCGCGCGTGGCTCGACCAACCTGGTCCAGATCGACGGCACGTCGCTGGCGGTGGACTTCGTGAGCTCGCTGGTGTCGCACGACGGGCAGCCGATCGCCATCTTCTGGTTCCAGGACGTCGCCGGCCGGGCGCAGACCGAGGCGGCCATGCGTCAGCTCGAGATGAAGTACCGGGCGGTGACCGAGTCCGCGAGCGACGCGATCGTCTCGGCCGACGCCCGCGGGCTCATCGTGAGCTGGAACCGCGGCGGCGAGGCGATGTTCGGCTACACCGAGGCGGATGTGATCGGCAAGCCGCTCACCGTGCTGATGCCTGAGCGGTACCGGGACGCCCACGAGCGCGGCATGGGCCGCTTCCTGCTCACCGGCGAGCCGCGCGTCATCGGATCGGGTGCCGTGGAGGTCCACGCGCTGCGCAAGGACGGCACGGAGTTCCCCGTCGAGCTGTCCCTGTCCCACTGGTCGGAGGGCGACGGCCGCTTCTTCACCGGCATCCTCCGCGACATCACCGAGCGCAAGCGCGCCGAGGACGCTCTCGCCCGGGAGGCCGGCTTCGTCAAGCTGCTCCAGCGGGTCAGCGTGGCCTCGAACGAGAGCTCCAGCGGCCGGGAGGCGCTCGAGGCGGGCATGCGACTGATCGCCGAGCACACCGGCTGGAAGGTCGCCCACATCTACGAGATCGACGAGGAGAGCCGGGACCAGCTGCTGCCGTCGAACATCTGGACCCACCCGGACGACGACCGCCTGCAGCCGTTCCTGGCGGCGACCCGCGCCACCCCGTTCGCCCCCGGGACCGGCCTGCCGGGACGCGCGCTGGCCGCCAAGCAGGCGTGCTGGATCTCCGACGTCACCATCGACGACAACTTCCCGCGGCGCGACGCCGCGCGCGAGAGCGGCCTGGCGGCCGCCTTCGCCTTCCCCGTCATGGTGGACACCGAGGTCGTCGCGGTCCTGGAGTTCTTCACCTCCGAGCGGCTGGAGCCCGACGAGGACCTGTGCAAGGTCATGGAGCAGATCGGCAGCCAGCTGGGGCGCGTGATCGAACGCGAGCTCGCCCGCGAGCAGCTGACCCACCACGCGCTGCACGACCCGCTGACCGGGCTGCCCAACCGCACGCTGCTGCTCGACCGGCTGGAGGTCGCCCTGGCGCAGCGCAACCGGGGCAGTGCCGCGGTCGTCTTCGTGGACCTCGACCACTTCAAGCTGATCAACGACAGCCTCGGGCACGCCGCCGGTGACAAGCTGCTGTGCGGCATCGCCGTGCGGCTGCGGGCGATCCTCCGCCCCGGCGACACGGTGGCCCGCTTCGGCGGTGACGAGTTCATCATCCTGGCCGAGTCCGTCGCCGACGAGCGCGACGCCGAGGGCCTGGCCGAGCGCATCACCAGCGCGCTCGCCGCGCCCTTCGATCTCGCGGGCGAAGAGGTCTTCGTGACGGCCAGCATCGGCATCGCCGTCTCCGGCGGGCCCGACTGCACGGCCAACAACCTGCTCCGCGACGCCGACGCCGCCATGTACCGGGCCAAGGAGGACGGTCGTGCCCGGCACGAGGTGTTCGACGCCGGCATGCGCGCCGGCGCGGTGCGCCGGCTGGAGATCGTGAACGACCTCCACCGGGCACTGGAGCGGGACCAGTTCATCCTGCACTTCCAGCCGCAGATCGACCTGCAGACCAACACGCTCGTGGGCGTGGAGGCCCTCCTCCGCTGGGTCCACCCGGATCGCGGCCTCGTCCCGCCGATGGAGTTCATCCCCATCGCCGAGGAGACCGGTCTGATCAACGACCTGGGGCGCTGGGTGCTGCGTGCGGCCTGTGCGCAGGGCCGGGAGTGGATGAACACCTTCCCGGACAACCCGCCGCTGACCATCAGCGTCAACCTCTCGGGTCGTCAGCTCCAGCAGTCGCGGCTGGCCGACGAGGTGGCCGCGGCGCTCCGGGACTTCGACTTCCCGCCGGAGCTCCTGGTCCTCGAGATCACCGAGACCGTCCTGATGAACGACACCTCGGCGACCATCGCGACGCTGAACGCCCTCAAGGAGCTCGGTGTCCGGCTGGCCATCGACGACTTCGGCACCGGCTACTCGTCGCTCACCTACCTCCAGCGCTTCCCCATCGACATCCTCAAGATCGACAAGTCCTTCGTGGACGGGCTCGGCGGTCAGAACGTCGAGGAGTCGGCCGTCGCCCGGACCATCGTCGCGCTGGCCAAGACCCTGCGCCTCGAGACCGTCGCCGAAGGTGTCGAGCGCAGCGAGCACGTCCGCGAGCTGCAGACGCTCAACTGCGACATCGCGCAGGGCTACTTCTTCGCCCGGCCGCTGGACGCCCGCTCGCTGGAGGTCCTGCTGCTGTCACCGCACACGCCGATGACGGGCGCCGACGTGGCCGCCCAGCGCGTTCCTTCGCCGCGGCCCGCCGCCCCGGACGACAGCGCCGGCCTCGTCACCTCCCACTGA
- a CDS encoding PilZ domain-containing protein, producing the protein MTSVPGVDHPEEQTEAEVTLTGRGISVSSRVEVVQNEYISVRPSVGDFVDQVVVKVGDVVELFWKTEDSQRALPAEVTDVESGAVVRWRMRATGPAEVSQRRKAVRGRVSVPVTAEYGSIDLKGETIDISEAGLRAEFEGLGVPPEAGAKLVLLLQLEDGAFKTTAEVVRTNARGARWVMSIRFVNIQERDQDRVRRRVFQALREERARKADDSPPDLRG; encoded by the coding sequence ATGACGAGCGTTCCCGGGGTCGACCACCCGGAGGAGCAGACCGAAGCCGAGGTCACGCTCACCGGTCGCGGCATCTCGGTGAGCTCGCGCGTCGAGGTCGTCCAGAACGAGTACATCTCGGTGCGCCCCTCGGTGGGGGACTTCGTCGACCAGGTCGTCGTCAAGGTGGGCGACGTCGTCGAGCTGTTCTGGAAGACCGAGGACTCCCAGCGCGCGCTGCCCGCCGAGGTCACCGACGTCGAGAGCGGGGCCGTCGTCCGCTGGCGCATGCGGGCGACCGGGCCGGCGGAGGTCAGCCAGCGCCGCAAGGCCGTCCGTGGACGAGTCTCGGTCCCGGTCACCGCCGAGTACGGGTCCATCGACCTCAAGGGCGAGACCATCGACATCAGCGAGGCGGGCCTGCGGGCCGAGTTCGAGGGCCTCGGTGTCCCGCCGGAGGCCGGCGCGAAGCTCGTCCTGCTGCTCCAGCTCGAGGACGGCGCCTTCAAGACCACGGCCGAGGTGGTCCGCACCAACGCCCGCGGCGCTCGCTGGGTGATGTCGATCCGCTTCGTCAACATCCAGGAGCGCGACCAGGACCGCGTCCGGCGCCGCGTCTTCCAGGCGCTCCGGGAGGAGCGGGCCAGGAAGGCCGACGACTCGCCGCCGGACCTGCGCGGCTGA
- a CDS encoding ABC transporter, giving the protein MTSAPPLRLPDALAALRNHLTAVPLGLATPDRDAARRSARAVADQIDDYLLPRLRDLDAPLLTVVGGSTGAGKSTLVNSLVGAPVTTAGVLRPTTRAPVLVCARADVGSFSGDRVLPGLARVTGGGGGPGTVQLVARDDVPAGLALLDAPDVDSVVESNRELAGQLLAAADLWVFVTTAARYADAVPWDLLRTAQERGTALAVVLDRVPPEAAAEVAADLHGMLQRAGLATARLFVIEERPLAEGRLPEDQVAPLRSWLHGLAADQEARAAVVRQTLTGALDSLEQRVTGVAVAVDAQAAAADALRSAATAAYDGAREGIDAGVRSGTLLRGEVLARWQEFVGTGEWMRALQNQVSRLRDRLVSAVTGRPTPVEGLQDALESSVEQLLRAEADRAAERTVTAWRGLPGGADLVAGGERELEQASPDFAEAAGAQVRDWQGAVLDLVRDQGADKRTQARLLSWGVNGAGAVVMVAVFASTGGLTGGEVAVAGGTTAVGQRVLEAVFGDAAVRSLAARAREDLESRADQLLRFEQERFDVLVAQAAPSRAHADDLRAALRDLAAARRAPA; this is encoded by the coding sequence GTGACCTCCGCCCCGCCGCTCCGGCTGCCCGATGCCCTCGCGGCGCTGCGGAACCACCTGACCGCCGTCCCCCTGGGACTGGCCACTCCCGACCGGGACGCCGCGCGTCGCTCGGCCCGCGCCGTCGCCGACCAGATCGACGACTACTTGCTGCCGCGCCTGCGGGACCTCGACGCGCCCCTGCTGACCGTCGTCGGGGGCTCGACGGGAGCTGGCAAGTCCACGCTGGTCAACAGCCTCGTCGGCGCGCCCGTCACCACGGCCGGCGTGCTCCGGCCGACCACGCGCGCCCCCGTGCTGGTCTGCGCCCGCGCCGACGTCGGGTCCTTCTCCGGCGACCGCGTCCTCCCGGGCCTCGCGCGGGTCACCGGCGGGGGCGGCGGTCCGGGCACGGTCCAGCTCGTGGCGAGGGACGACGTCCCCGCCGGACTGGCCCTGTTGGACGCCCCCGACGTCGACTCGGTCGTCGAGTCCAACCGCGAGCTGGCCGGCCAACTGCTGGCCGCCGCGGACCTCTGGGTTTTCGTCACGACGGCTGCCCGCTACGCCGACGCCGTCCCCTGGGACCTGCTGCGGACGGCGCAGGAACGCGGCACCGCCCTCGCCGTCGTGCTCGACCGCGTTCCTCCCGAGGCCGCCGCCGAGGTGGCCGCCGACCTGCACGGCATGCTGCAGCGCGCGGGTCTGGCGACCGCCCGGCTGTTCGTCATCGAGGAGCGGCCACTCGCCGAGGGGCGGCTGCCCGAGGACCAGGTGGCGCCGCTGCGCAGCTGGCTGCACGGGCTGGCCGCCGACCAGGAGGCCCGAGCCGCCGTCGTCCGGCAGACCCTCACCGGGGCGCTGGACAGCCTGGAGCAGCGGGTGACCGGCGTGGCCGTCGCCGTCGATGCCCAGGCCGCCGCCGCCGATGCGCTGCGCTCGGCCGCCACCGCGGCGTACGACGGCGCCCGCGAGGGGATCGACGCGGGGGTGCGCAGCGGCACCCTCCTGCGCGGCGAGGTGCTGGCCCGCTGGCAGGAGTTCGTCGGTACCGGTGAGTGGATGCGGGCGCTGCAGAACCAGGTGAGCCGCCTGCGGGACCGCCTGGTGAGCGCGGTGACCGGGCGACCGACGCCCGTCGAGGGCCTGCAGGACGCCCTCGAGAGCAGCGTCGAGCAGCTGCTGCGCGCGGAGGCCGACCGCGCCGCCGAGCGGACGGTCACCGCCTGGCGAGGGCTGCCCGGCGGGGCCGACCTGGTCGCCGGCGGCGAGCGCGAACTGGAACAGGCGTCGCCGGACTTCGCCGAGGCCGCGGGGGCGCAGGTGCGCGACTGGCAGGGCGCGGTCCTCGACCTCGTCCGCGATCAGGGCGCCGACAAGCGCACGCAGGCCCGGCTGCTCTCCTGGGGCGTCAACGGCGCCGGCGCGGTGGTCATGGTCGCGGTCTTCGCCTCCACCGGCGGACTGACCGGCGGCGAGGTCGCCGTCGCCGGCGGTACGACCGCCGTCGGCCAGCGGGTGCTCGAGGCGGTCTTCGGCGACGCGGCCGTCCGCTCCCTGGCCGCCCGGGCGCGGGAGGACCTGGAGTCGCGCGCCGACCAGCTGTTGCGCTTCGAGCAGGAGCGCTTCGACGTCCTCGTCGCCCAGGCGGCGCCGTCCCGGGCGCACGCCGATGACCTGCGCGCCGCACTGCGCGACCTCGCCGCCGCCCGGCGGGCTCCCGCGTGA
- a CDS encoding pyridoxamine 5'-phosphate oxidase family protein: MGEHLLQERYNTAARARGFYNHQMLDHLNDHMQEFVARMEMMFVATADGAGEADCSFRAGPPGFVSVLDERTVVYPEYRGNGVMGSLGNIVENGHIGLLFIDFCGDAIGLHINGRAAILENEDLLARDPLPAGVLEGLLEEGGRKPERWVSVEVVEAYIHCSKHIPQMIKRSDVPQAWGTDDVVRKGGDYFKAKHSSRPWVDDEAPVGPAR; the protein is encoded by the coding sequence ATGGGTGAACACCTGCTGCAGGAGCGGTACAACACCGCCGCTCGCGCCCGCGGGTTCTACAACCACCAGATGCTCGACCACCTGAACGACCACATGCAGGAGTTCGTGGCCCGCATGGAGATGATGTTCGTCGCCACGGCCGACGGTGCGGGCGAGGCCGACTGCTCCTTCCGGGCAGGGCCCCCCGGCTTCGTCAGCGTGCTCGACGAGCGCACCGTGGTCTACCCCGAGTACCGGGGCAACGGCGTGATGGGAAGCCTCGGCAACATCGTGGAGAACGGTCACATCGGACTGCTCTTCATCGACTTCTGCGGCGACGCCATCGGCCTGCACATCAACGGCCGCGCCGCCATCCTCGAGAACGAGGACCTCCTGGCCCGCGACCCCCTCCCGGCCGGCGTCCTCGAGGGGCTGCTGGAGGAGGGTGGCCGCAAGCCCGAGCGCTGGGTGAGCGTCGAGGTCGTGGAGGCCTACATCCACTGCTCGAAGCACATCCCTCAGATGATCAAGCGCTCGGACGTCCCCCAGGCGTGGGGCACCGACGACGTCGTCCGCAAGGGCGGCGACTACTTCAAGGCCAAGCACTCGTCGCGCCCGTGGGTCGACGACGAGGCGCCGGTCGGACCGGCCCGCTGA
- a CDS encoding formate/nitrite transporter family protein — protein sequence MPETVEATAASAAAKAAAVRRPPSYLVSAVLAGCYVGMAVVLLVSVSAPLAAAGSPVTKLVQGAVFGLALTLVVFAGAELFTGNVMVMTHGLRRRTVGYGAAATVNVVSLIGNAIGSLALALAVTFSGVLRSGATADAGSPAHALLSTIVAAKNQATGPELFWRAVLCNALVCLALWMAARATSDGAKLMVLWWGLLAFIGSGFEHSVANMTTFSLAIFDGLAAWSDLGHNLAWTIPGNVVGGLLVAFGYAWTVQRRPTVPEQSIDLPVAALPEQRVGARA from the coding sequence GTGCCCGAGACGGTGGAGGCAACCGCGGCCTCGGCGGCGGCGAAGGCCGCCGCCGTGCGGCGACCTCCGAGCTACCTGGTCAGCGCGGTGCTGGCCGGCTGTTACGTCGGCATGGCGGTCGTGCTGCTCGTCAGCGTCTCCGCTCCCCTCGCCGCCGCCGGCTCCCCGGTGACGAAGCTCGTGCAGGGCGCCGTCTTCGGTCTGGCGCTCACCCTGGTGGTCTTCGCGGGCGCCGAGCTGTTCACCGGCAACGTCATGGTGATGACCCATGGCCTGCGGCGGCGAACGGTCGGGTACGGCGCCGCGGCCACGGTCAACGTCGTCTCCCTGATCGGGAACGCGATCGGCTCCCTCGCGCTGGCCCTCGCCGTGACCTTCAGCGGGGTGCTCCGATCCGGCGCGACGGCCGACGCCGGCTCGCCGGCGCACGCCCTGCTCTCGACCATCGTGGCCGCCAAGAACCAGGCCACCGGGCCCGAGCTGTTCTGGCGCGCCGTGCTCTGCAACGCCCTGGTCTGCCTGGCGCTGTGGATGGCCGCGCGCGCCACCAGCGACGGCGCCAAGCTGATGGTGCTGTGGTGGGGTCTGCTGGCGTTCATCGGTTCCGGCTTCGAGCACTCGGTCGCCAACATGACGACGTTCTCCCTCGCCATCTTCGACGGCCTGGCCGCCTGGTCCGACCTCGGGCACAACCTCGCCTGGACGATCCCTGGCAACGTGGTCGGGGGCCTGCTCGTGGCCTTCGGCTACGCCTGGACCGTCCAGCGGCGTCCCACGGTGCCGGAGCAGTCGATCGACCTGCCCGTCGCAGCGCTACCCGAGCAGCGCGTCGGCGCCCGCGCGTAG
- a CDS encoding GTPase translates to MRREQSLADRLAALREAVEVTEGRLEVPEVGRARALLAKAGARAALGDATVVALAGATGSGKSTLFNALSGSEVSTPGVRRPTTGVAHATTWGSDDRAEEADRLLDWLEVPRRHRHAPEPALDGLVLLDLPDHDSVRLEHRLEVDRLVGLVDVLVWVLDPEKYADAAVHDRYLAPLAATPACCSSSSTRSTASTRAPRRSA, encoded by the coding sequence GTGAGGCGGGAGCAGTCGCTCGCCGACCGGCTCGCGGCACTCCGCGAGGCCGTGGAGGTGACCGAGGGCCGCCTCGAGGTGCCCGAGGTCGGCCGGGCGCGGGCCCTCCTGGCCAAGGCGGGTGCACGGGCAGCGCTGGGCGACGCGACGGTCGTGGCGCTCGCCGGGGCCACCGGGAGCGGGAAGTCCACGCTGTTCAACGCGCTGTCGGGGAGCGAGGTCAGCACGCCGGGCGTCCGCCGGCCGACCACCGGCGTCGCGCACGCCACGACCTGGGGGTCCGACGACCGCGCCGAGGAAGCGGACCGGCTGCTGGACTGGTTGGAGGTGCCCCGCCGGCACCGGCACGCCCCCGAGCCGGCCCTGGACGGCCTGGTGCTGCTCGACCTGCCCGACCACGACAGCGTCCGGCTCGAGCACCGCCTCGAGGTCGACCGCCTGGTCGGTCTGGTCGACGTGCTGGTGTGGGTCCTCGACCCGGAGAAGTACGCCGACGCCGCCGTCCACGACCGCTACCTGGCGCCGCTGGCGGCCACTCCGGCGTGCTGCTCGTCGTCCTCAACCAGATCGACCGCCTCGACCCGCGCGCCGCGAAGGAGTGCCTGA
- a CDS encoding GAF and ANTAR domain-containing protein: MHELLRELSRVVLVERTLEDVLGEITTIAERGIPGAEAVSITLLRADKAFTAAYSGEMALAADELQYEQGYGPCMDAGRGGVVLRIDDMHTEERWPDYVAHVRAETPVRSSLSVPLPYQGATIGALNVYSTQPAAFASAESLGAGLEAAEVIAVAVANADAHWKLGEQARNMRLAMDSRAVIEQAKGVLMAQRHVDAEQAFEILREASQRYNRKLRDIALGIVESTQNR; encoded by the coding sequence GTGCACGAGCTGCTGAGGGAGCTGAGCCGGGTGGTCCTCGTCGAACGCACGCTCGAGGACGTCCTCGGGGAGATCACCACGATCGCCGAGCGTGGGATCCCCGGTGCCGAGGCCGTGTCCATCACGCTCCTGCGCGCCGACAAGGCGTTCACCGCGGCCTACTCCGGGGAGATGGCGCTGGCCGCGGACGAGTTGCAGTACGAACAGGGCTACGGTCCCTGCATGGACGCCGGCCGCGGCGGTGTGGTCCTGCGGATCGACGACATGCACACCGAGGAGCGGTGGCCCGACTACGTCGCGCACGTGCGCGCGGAGACGCCTGTCCGCAGCTCCCTCTCGGTGCCGTTGCCCTACCAGGGCGCCACCATCGGAGCCCTGAACGTCTACTCCACGCAGCCGGCGGCGTTCGCCTCGGCGGAGTCGCTCGGCGCCGGGCTCGAGGCAGCCGAGGTGATCGCGGTGGCGGTGGCGAATGCCGACGCGCACTGGAAGCTGGGCGAGCAGGCCCGCAACATGCGGCTGGCCATGGACTCCCGCGCGGTGATCGAGCAGGCGAAGGGCGTGCTCATGGCGCAGCGCCACGTCGACGCCGAGCAGGCCTTCGAGATCCTCCGCGAGGCCTCCCAGCGCTACAACCGGAAGCTCCGCGACATCGCGCTCGGCATCGTGGAGTCGACCCAGAACCGTTAG
- a CDS encoding alpha/beta hydrolase, with the protein MPGSGVPVVFVHGLWLHSTSWQPWAECFRDAGFDPVLPEWPGVPETVAEARAHPESQAGVGIDEVIDHHARIVEDLPEPPVLIGHSFGGLVVLALVDRGLGRAGVAIDPAQVRGVVRVPPAQVRTVFPVLRNPANRKRSVSLTPQQFRQAFGNALPEDESARLHELYTIPGPGRPLFQAALANMTPRTRAATAVDTRRSDRAPLLIVSGGLDRTIPDSLTRAAYRKYQKSSAVTEFRRFPDRGHSLTVDSGWREVANATLEWLGTQGIHGS; encoded by the coding sequence ATGCCTGGTTCCGGTGTGCCCGTCGTCTTCGTCCACGGACTCTGGCTCCACTCGACGAGCTGGCAGCCCTGGGCGGAGTGCTTCCGCGACGCCGGCTTCGACCCGGTCCTGCCCGAGTGGCCCGGCGTCCCCGAGACCGTGGCCGAAGCCCGGGCGCACCCGGAGAGCCAGGCCGGCGTCGGCATCGACGAGGTGATCGACCACCACGCCCGCATCGTCGAGGACCTGCCGGAGCCGCCCGTGCTGATCGGCCACTCCTTCGGTGGCCTCGTGGTGCTCGCGCTGGTGGACCGGGGCCTCGGTCGCGCCGGGGTGGCGATCGACCCGGCTCAGGTGCGCGGCGTCGTCCGCGTCCCACCGGCTCAGGTGCGCACCGTCTTCCCGGTGCTGAGGAACCCGGCGAACCGCAAGCGGTCGGTGAGCCTCACGCCGCAGCAGTTCCGGCAGGCATTCGGCAACGCACTGCCGGAGGACGAGTCGGCGCGACTGCACGAGCTGTACACCATCCCGGGGCCGGGCCGGCCGCTGTTCCAGGCGGCGCTGGCGAACATGACCCCGCGCACCCGGGCGGCCACCGCGGTGGACACCCGCAGGTCCGACCGGGCGCCGCTGCTGATCGTCTCCGGCGGGCTCGACCGGACCATTCCCGACAGCCTGACCCGGGCCGCCTACCGGAAGTACCAGAAGTCGTCGGCGGTGACCGAGTTCCGCCGGTTCCCCGACCGAGGGCATTCGCTCACGGTCGACTCGGGCTGGAGAGAAGTCGCGAACGCGACGCTGGAATGGCTGGGCACCCAGGGCATCCACGGCTCCTGA
- a CDS encoding ATP-binding protein — protein MGRETGADRADDRPPDHGWPCAPVPSVPGDVWHWQLEAMHVVSRVRSDLRARIAHPSVSAGSTEDARDGLLLVFEELASNALRHGGGDVRALVVAGPSGWLLDLSDEAPERPPVPAVDRDPALGGMGLHLVAQLSTSYGYERRPGRKHVWARLPSGRGEPTEERRSRLPEPRSPEIHRD, from the coding sequence ATGGGCCGGGAGACGGGCGCCGACCGTGCCGACGACCGGCCCCCCGACCACGGCTGGCCGTGCGCCCCCGTCCCCTCCGTCCCGGGTGACGTCTGGCACTGGCAGCTGGAGGCGATGCACGTGGTCTCGCGCGTCCGCAGCGACCTGCGGGCCCGCATCGCCCACCCCTCGGTCTCCGCGGGCTCCACGGAGGACGCCCGCGACGGCCTGCTGCTGGTCTTCGAGGAGCTGGCGTCGAACGCCCTCCGGCACGGCGGCGGGGACGTGCGCGCGCTGGTGGTCGCCGGCCCGAGCGGCTGGCTGCTAGACCTCAGCGACGAGGCCCCCGAGCGCCCGCCCGTCCCGGCCGTCGACCGCGATCCGGCACTGGGCGGCATGGGGTTGCACCTGGTCGCCCAGCTGTCCACCAGCTACGGCTACGAGAGACGGCCCGGGCGCAAGCACGTGTGGGCGCGGCTGCCGTCCGGCCGCGGGGAGCCGACCGAGGAACGGCGCAGCCGGCTGCCCGAGCCCCGGTCCCCGGAGATCCACCGGGACTGA
- a CDS encoding nucleoside hydrolase: MPRPLVIDTDPGIDDALAILLALASPEVDLRLVTTVHGNVELARTTENALRVLHLAGRSDVPVAAGARESLVHPQPERAGHVHGAAGLGGVDLPRSPAPPDARPAVVALAELLLASPEPVTVAAVGPLTNVALLLRTFPDAAARIGRLVVMGGSAWRGGNVTAAAEFNVWADAEAAQAVFSSTLPTVMVGLDVTLPTVLDEGGIARFAAAGPIGAQAAAILGQYLDHARTSYGTAGVVVHDALAVTEAILPGVLGTVRRDVVVDTGLGPGRGQTLVDRRAVSAAPTAVDVAETVDSAAAVEFLVTRLASLDRPVPG, encoded by the coding sequence GTGCCCCGCCCCCTCGTGATCGACACCGACCCCGGCATCGACGACGCCCTGGCGATCCTGCTCGCGCTGGCCAGCCCCGAGGTCGACCTGCGCCTGGTCACCACCGTCCACGGCAACGTCGAGCTCGCCCGGACCACCGAGAACGCGCTGCGCGTCCTGCACCTGGCCGGCCGCTCCGACGTCCCGGTGGCCGCGGGTGCGCGCGAGTCGCTGGTGCACCCGCAGCCCGAGCGTGCCGGGCACGTGCACGGAGCAGCGGGCCTCGGCGGTGTGGACCTGCCGCGCTCCCCCGCGCCGCCCGACGCCCGGCCGGCCGTCGTGGCTCTCGCCGAGCTGCTCCTGGCCTCACCCGAGCCGGTCACCGTCGCCGCGGTGGGGCCGCTGACCAACGTGGCCCTGCTGCTGCGGACGTTCCCCGACGCCGCGGCGCGGATCGGCCGGCTCGTCGTCATGGGCGGTTCGGCCTGGCGCGGCGGCAACGTCACCGCCGCGGCGGAGTTCAACGTCTGGGCCGATGCCGAGGCCGCGCAGGCGGTGTTCTCCTCGACGCTGCCGACGGTGATGGTCGGCCTCGACGTCACCCTGCCCACCGTGCTCGACGAGGGAGGCATCGCGCGCTTCGCCGCGGCCGGGCCGATCGGGGCACAGGCCGCCGCGATCCTGGGGCAGTACCTGGACCACGCGCGCACGAGCTACGGAACGGCGGGTGTGGTGGTGCACGACGCCCTCGCCGTCACCGAGGCGATCCTCCCCGGGGTGCTGGGGACCGTCCGGCGGGACGTGGTCGTGGACACCGGGCTGGGCCCGGGGCGCGGCCAGACGCTGGTCGACCGTCGTGCCGTGTCGGCCGCGCCCACCGCCGTCGACGTCGCGGAGACGGTGGACAGCGCCGCGGCGGTGGAGTTCCTGGTGACGCGGCTGGCCTCCCTGGACCGTCCGGTCCCGGGCTAA